Proteins encoded by one window of Azospirillum brasilense:
- a CDS encoding YeeE/YedE family protein, with product MTTRTRNGEPALRASPTPRAAPAPASGATALAGRVLLPLLLTGAVVATAYTLSAQPGGGPSLAFALTLGAVFGALLQRTRFCFLCHARDFIDRRDPRGLLAILLALAVGTVGYHVVFGAWVPNPVAPRLPPDAHIGPVSWVLALAGLAFGLGMAVSGSCISAHLYRLGEGSPVSPFALAGAAGGFLLGFLTWNDLYLSTIITAPVVWLPHHLGYGGSLAVQLLALGGLAALLWRFRAATASEAPARKPPQTLPDLLRSWFDGRWPYWIGGLGVGLIGFLVILRLKPLGVTSAIGSAARRLGSEAGLVPLRLEGLDGFAGCATVPGDGWLTPNGLLVAGLVAGGFAASLAAGQFTPRRPTLRDAARGLGGGLLLGWGSMTGLGCTVGTLLSGTMAGALSGWVFGLTVLAGVWAGLALPRRFVRP from the coding sequence ATGACGACCCGGACCCGCAACGGGGAGCCCGCCTTGCGGGCTTCCCCGACGCCCCGCGCGGCCCCCGCACCAGCATCCGGCGCCACGGCGCTGGCCGGGCGGGTGCTGCTTCCCTTGTTGCTGACCGGCGCGGTCGTCGCGACGGCCTATACGCTGTCCGCGCAGCCTGGCGGCGGCCCGTCCCTGGCCTTCGCGCTGACGCTCGGCGCGGTGTTCGGCGCGTTGCTGCAACGGACGCGCTTCTGCTTCCTCTGCCACGCCCGCGACTTCATCGACCGCCGCGATCCGCGCGGCCTGCTGGCGATCCTGCTCGCCCTGGCGGTGGGAACGGTCGGCTATCACGTCGTCTTCGGGGCCTGGGTGCCGAACCCGGTCGCCCCGCGCCTGCCGCCCGACGCCCACATCGGTCCGGTGAGCTGGGTGCTGGCGCTGGCCGGACTGGCCTTTGGGCTGGGCATGGCGGTGTCGGGATCCTGCATCAGCGCCCATCTCTACCGTCTGGGCGAGGGCTCGCCGGTGTCGCCCTTTGCCCTGGCCGGGGCGGCGGGCGGCTTCCTGCTCGGCTTCCTCACCTGGAACGACCTCTACCTGTCCACGATCATCACCGCCCCGGTGGTCTGGCTGCCCCATCATCTGGGCTATGGCGGGTCGCTGGCGGTGCAGCTTCTGGCGCTCGGCGGCCTGGCGGCCCTGCTCTGGCGCTTCCGCGCGGCCACCGCCTCCGAAGCGCCGGCCCGCAAGCCTCCGCAAACCCTGCCGGACCTGCTGCGCTCCTGGTTCGACGGGCGCTGGCCCTATTGGATCGGCGGGCTGGGCGTCGGGCTGATCGGCTTCCTGGTGATTTTGCGGCTCAAGCCGCTGGGCGTCACCTCCGCCATCGGCAGCGCCGCCCGCCGGTTGGGCAGCGAGGCCGGGCTCGTTCCCCTGCGGCTGGAGGGGCTGGACGGCTTCGCCGGCTGCGCCACCGTGCCGGGCGACGGCTGGCTGACCCCGAACGGGCTGCTGGTCGCTGGTCTGGTCGCCGGGGGCTTCGCCGCGTCGCTGGCCGCCGGCCAGTTCACCCCGCGCCGCCCGACGTTGAGGGATGCGGCCCGCGGCCTCGGCGGCGGGCTTCTGCTCGGCTGGGGCAGCATGACCGGGCTCGGCTGCACGGTCGGCACGCTGCTGTCCGGCACCATGGCCGGCGCCCTGTCGGGCTGGGTGTTCGGCCTGACCGTCCTGGCCGGCGTGTGGGCCGGCTTGGCCCTGCCGCGGCGCTTTGTCCGCCCCTGA
- a CDS encoding sigma-70 family RNA polymerase sigma factor: MSTFGVELEVHIASLRRYARALLRNRSDAEDLVQEALTRAVARADTFKAGTNLRAWLFTILHNVHVNQVRSKASRPDEVDVDSVESKLVTPARQEERVELREMMRALDDLPEEQRKVLLLVALEGLKYEEVAETLGVPIGTVMSRLSRAREAVRAKLANEGSVALRRVK, encoded by the coding sequence TTGAGCACGTTCGGGGTCGAGCTGGAAGTCCACATTGCGTCGCTGCGCCGCTACGCGCGTGCGTTGCTGCGCAACCGTTCGGATGCCGAGGATCTGGTGCAGGAGGCGTTGACGCGGGCGGTGGCGCGCGCCGACACCTTCAAGGCGGGGACGAACCTGCGGGCGTGGCTTTTCACCATCCTGCACAACGTCCATGTCAATCAGGTCCGCTCCAAGGCGTCGCGGCCCGACGAGGTCGATGTGGACAGCGTCGAGTCGAAGCTGGTGACGCCGGCCCGGCAGGAGGAACGTGTGGAGTTGCGCGAGATGATGCGCGCGCTCGACGACCTGCCGGAGGAACAGCGCAAGGTGCTGCTCCTCGTCGCTCTGGAGGGCCTGAAATACGAGGAGGTCGCCGAGACGCTCGGCGTTCCGATCGGGACCGTCATGTCGCGCCTCTCGCGGGCGCGCGAGGCGGTCAGGGCGAAGCTGGCGAACGAGGGCTCGGTGGCCCTCAGGCGGGTGAAGTGA
- a CDS encoding anti-sigma factor family protein: MNAHCVTDDELHAYVDGQLAPERRLFVERWLADDPDAARRAEDYRAQAALLHELFDPVLREPASGPVEELTGKLRGRMPGNDNAAPWHARSWVRMAAAVMLIIGGAGGGWLGRGAVDQSPVVQQRQTLQTFAEEATQAHRFYTSDERFQVELGADNQDELNSWLSKRVGRDVFGPDLGKVGLRLIGGRSLPTELGAGAQYMYVNEANKRVTLFVGAPRSGNPAKFGFSQNGDVATIYWVEGPLAYALAGRMSKEDLLRVAEAVYNDVKAGPRRPEPQPQQNQQPQPQQEQQPQPQQDQPPAGVQPISDTHKPKDS, translated from the coding sequence ATGAACGCGCATTGCGTAACGGACGACGAACTGCACGCCTACGTGGATGGGCAACTGGCTCCGGAACGCCGGCTCTTCGTGGAGCGATGGCTGGCCGACGACCCGGATGCCGCCCGCCGGGCGGAGGATTACCGCGCCCAGGCCGCGCTGCTGCACGAACTCTTCGACCCCGTGCTGCGCGAGCCGGCCAGCGGCCCGGTCGAGGAGTTGACGGGCAAGCTGCGCGGGCGCATGCCCGGCAACGACAACGCCGCCCCCTGGCACGCCCGCTCCTGGGTGCGCATGGCCGCGGCGGTGATGCTGATCATCGGCGGTGCCGGCGGCGGCTGGCTGGGCCGCGGCGCCGTCGACCAGTCGCCGGTCGTCCAGCAGCGCCAGACGCTCCAGACCTTCGCCGAGGAGGCCACCCAGGCCCACCGCTTCTACACCTCCGACGAGCGCTTCCAGGTCGAGCTCGGCGCCGACAACCAGGACGAGCTGAACAGCTGGCTGTCCAAGCGCGTCGGCCGCGACGTCTTCGGCCCGGACCTCGGCAAGGTCGGCCTCCGGCTGATCGGCGGGCGGTCGCTGCCCACCGAGCTGGGGGCCGGCGCCCAGTACATGTACGTGAACGAGGCCAACAAGCGAGTCACCCTGTTCGTCGGCGCCCCGCGCTCCGGCAACCCGGCGAAGTTCGGCTTCTCGCAGAACGGCGACGTGGCGACCATCTACTGGGTGGAAGGCCCTCTGGCCTACGCTCTGGCCGGCCGGATGTCCAAGGAGGACCTGCTGCGCGTCGCCGAGGCCGTCTACAACGACGTCAAGGCCGGCCCGCGCCGCCCCGAGCCGCAGCCCCAGCAGAACCAGCAGCCCCAGCCGCAGCAGGAGCAGCAGCCCCAGCCGCAGCAGGACCAGCCGCCCGCCGGCGTCCAGCCGATCAGCGACACGCACAAGCCGAAGGACAGCTGA
- a CDS encoding SGNH/GDSL hydrolase family protein produces MRGWYFIGDSHAQSFEIAATIRLLDRPARCLLVPGATSVGLRNPESQTHAVTLFKEALLPAHPDAIPVIQLGEVDCGFVIWWRAQKHGDCVERQLEQSVAACAAFVDDLLEGGYPTLVLTGAVLPTIRDGDSRGKIARARHEVTATLRQRTELTHRYNARLRDEAAARGLPFVDITPRITDPESGLVAEAFRSPNPADHHLHPIRAAEVWAEALNALDLPP; encoded by the coding sequence ATGCGGGGCTGGTACTTCATCGGCGACAGCCATGCGCAATCCTTCGAGATCGCCGCGACGATCCGCCTGCTCGACCGGCCGGCGCGCTGTCTGCTGGTCCCCGGGGCAACCTCGGTCGGGCTGCGCAACCCGGAGAGCCAAACCCACGCGGTCACTCTGTTCAAGGAGGCGCTGCTGCCCGCCCATCCGGACGCCATTCCGGTGATCCAACTCGGCGAGGTCGATTGCGGCTTTGTCATCTGGTGGCGGGCGCAGAAGCACGGCGATTGCGTCGAGCGGCAGTTGGAGCAATCGGTGGCCGCCTGCGCCGCCTTCGTGGACGATCTGCTGGAGGGCGGCTATCCCACGCTGGTGCTGACCGGGGCGGTGCTGCCGACCATCCGGGACGGCGACAGTCGGGGCAAGATCGCGCGCGCCCGGCACGAGGTCACCGCCACGCTGCGCCAGCGCACCGAACTGACCCACCGCTACAACGCGCGCCTGCGCGACGAGGCGGCGGCGCGCGGGCTGCCCTTCGTCGACATCACGCCGCGCATCACCGATCCGGAGAGCGGGCTGGTCGCCGAGGCGTTCCGCAGCCCGAACCCCGCTGACCATCACCTCCACCCCATCCGCGCCGCGGAGGTCTGGGCGGAGGCCCTGAACGCGCTGGACCTGCCGCCATGA